The Kiloniellales bacterium genomic interval GTGGGATTCATCGGCTCTTCGAAGCCCTTGAGGCGGTTCACGTAGACCCGGTGACGCTTGAGCGAGGAGAAGCTGTAGATCGCGTGGCTGTCGCCAACCGCCGCCAGCCCGTGACCGAGCGCCGAGAGGGCTTCGCGCGCGACGTCGATCACCGCGCGCTCGCCGACGGCGCTCTCGGTCGAGCGCGAGCAGTCGATCAGCGTCGCCACGGCGAGGTCGCGCTCGTCGTTGACGATCTGACGGTAGACCCGGTTGCTGCCGTGGCCGGAGGCCCGGAGGTCGACCAGGGACCGCACCAGGCCCTCCATGTCGAGCTCCTCGCCGTCGATCTGACGGGTCAGAACGCGGCGCCGCGGCCGCAAGGCCTCGAACTGCCGCTTAACCGCCGCGATGCGCCGGCGCGCCAGCGGCTCGATTGCGACGCCGTCCGCCTGGTCGAGGCTCTCGCCCCGGCTCTCCAGGATGCGGACATGGTCCGCCAGGTAGCGATTGCCGCGGTAGTCCCATTCGGGCAGCAGCTCTTCGCCGGCCAGCCGCTCGCTGTCGAGGTCGCGCGGCGCCAGGTCGAGATCGAAGGCGAGGCGTGTCGCCGGGCGCTGATCGACATCGGCCAGGCCCAGCTCCTCGGCGTCGTCCGCCGCCTTCTTTGCCGTCTCCGGGTCGTCGTCCTCGACGCGGCGGTTGAGATTGAGGAAATCGGCCCAGGAGAGAATGGATTCGAAGCGGTGGAGGATCAGGGAATCCTTCCGATTGGCCTGGTCGCTCTTCTTTCGGGCGGCGCGCTTGCGCTTGCCGTCGGGCGCCTGGCCGCTGCCGGCGCCGGTTTCGTCGCGGCCCGCCGCCCCCCTGTCCGGCGTCGGGGCCGGCCGCCGCTCCGGCCACAGCAGGACCGGCTCGAAACACCGGTAGCCCGAGGGCGCGGCGACGGCCTCCAGCGCCGCCGTCTGGTCCTGGATGAACTCGAGATAGCGCCGGGCCGCGCCGGAGAGCGCGGCGCTGTCGCTGAGCAGGGCGCGGATCGCGTCCTCCAGGGCCTGCTCCGCTTCGGGCCGCTGGCGCCGGGCGCGCAGGGCGAGGGTCTCCCGGCAGAGCCTCATGTAACTCGGCCGCAGGCCGGGGTAGTCGGCCAGCAGTCGGGCGGTCGTCTCCTGGGCCCGGCGCAGGGTGAGGAGGTCGCCCCGCAGAGGGTCCGTGACGTCCGGCGGCGGGGCCTCGTCGTGCGCGGCAAAGGCGGCCAGCCAGAGATAGAGCTGCTCGTTCAGCGCGCGCTCGGGCAGGGCGTCCAGGCTCGCCGGCAGGCGCAGCACCTCGCCGTCGAACGAGGGCCGCTCGATCACCTCCTCGGCATGGCCGAGCCGGCGCCAGACGCTGCGCCGGTGCTGGGCGCCCTCGGCCGTGGCGTCCCGAAACTCCACGCCGGCTTCGCCGCCGAGACCGCGAAAGACGATGCCGATGCGCGCTTGCATGGCGGGCAGGACGACCGCGGCGTCGGGAAAGGCCGGGCGCTCGTCGAGACGCCCGACCACGCGGTGCCACAGGCTGCCGACCGCTTCCTCGGGTTCCCAGGGCTTGAAGCCGAGCGGCATGGCAGTGGCCTCAGCCGATCACCGCGGTCATCAGATCCTTGAGGCCGCGCTTGGTCTCGGGGTCGTCGGACAGCGGCTCGATCATGGCCGCATGGATGGCCCGCTCGATCTTCATGCCGTCCTGCAGCAGCGTGGCGCAATAGACGACCAGGCGGGTCGAGACCCCCTCTTCGATATCCTGGCCCTTGAGGCCGCGCAGCTTGCCGGCCAGACGGACCAGCAGCTTGGCCCGTTCCGGATCGAGGCCGGTTTCGGCGACGACGATCTCGACTTCGCGCTCGGGCGGCGGGAAGTCGAAGTCGATCGCCAGGAAGCGCTGACGGGTCGAGGGTTTCAGGGTCTTGAGGATATTCTGGTAGCCGGGATTGTAGGAGACCACGAGCATGAAGCTGTCCGGCGCCTTGAGCAGCTCGCCGGTTCGCTCCAGCGGCAGGATGCGCCGGTCGTCGGTCAGGGGATGGAGCACGACGGTGACGTCCTTGCGCGCCTCCACCACCTCGTCGAGATAGCAGACCCCGCCATCGCGCACGGCGCGGGTCAGCGGACCGTCGAGCCACACCGTCTCGCCGCCCTTCAGGAGGTAGCGACCGGTCAGATCGGCCGCCGTCAGGTCGTCGTGGCAGGCCACGGTGTGCAGCGGCAAGCCGAGCCTGGCCGCCATATGGGCGACGAAGCGGGTCTTGCCGCAGCCGGTCGGCCCCTTGAGCAGCAGAGGCAGGCGGTTGCGGTAGGCCGTCTCGAAGACCGCGCACTCGTCCGCCGTCGGGGCATAAAACGGAAGGGGGCTTGCGCCCCCTTCTTTGACTTCGAGAGCAGCCATGGTCATGCGGGCCTCACTCGGCCGGCACCGCGCCGGCCGTCTCGCCGGGCGCGACGATCTCGCGCCGCGGCACCGCAAGAGCATAGATGAACAGCAGGGCGCCCACCACCACGGCCACGCCGGAGCCGAGCCGCATCCAGTAGAACAGCGCGAGCTGGTCCTGTACGCTCATGAAGTCCTCGCCGTTGACCCGCTGCAAGTGGGTCTGGATGGTGCCGGCGAAGGTCAGCGTGAAGGTCATGAAGGCCATGCCGCCGGACATCAGCCAGAAGCTCGCCATGTTGATGACCTGGTTGTAGGGCTCGCGGCCCCGCAAATAGGGGAAGGCGTAGGTCATGATCGCCAGGTTGAGCGAAACGTAAGCGCCGAAGAAGGCCAGATGGCCGTGCGCCGCCGTCACCTGGGTGCCGTGGGTGTAGTAGTTGACCGGAGCCAGGGTGTGCATGAAGCCCCAGACGCCGGCGCCGAAGAAGGCCAGGGTGGCGCAGCCCAGCGCCCACAGCAGGGCCGCCTTGTTGGGATGGTCGCGGCTCCCCTTCCAGACCATGACGAAGACGAAGACCACCATGGCGAAGAAGGGGAGGACCTCCAGGGTGGAGAAGACCGAGCCGATCCACTGCCAGTAGG includes:
- a CDS encoding VWA domain-containing protein, whose protein sequence is MPLGFKPWEPEEAVGSLWHRVVGRLDERPAFPDAAVVLPAMQARIGIVFRGLGGEAGVEFRDATAEGAQHRRSVWRRLGHAEEVIERPSFDGEVLRLPASLDALPERALNEQLYLWLAAFAAHDEAPPPDVTDPLRGDLLTLRRAQETTARLLADYPGLRPSYMRLCRETLALRARRQRPEAEQALEDAIRALLSDSAALSGAARRYLEFIQDQTAALEAVAAPSGYRCFEPVLLWPERRPAPTPDRGAAGRDETGAGSGQAPDGKRKRAARKKSDQANRKDSLILHRFESILSWADFLNLNRRVEDDDPETAKKAADDAEELGLADVDQRPATRLAFDLDLAPRDLDSERLAGEELLPEWDYRGNRYLADHVRILESRGESLDQADGVAIEPLARRRIAAVKRQFEALRPRRRVLTRQIDGEELDMEGLVRSLVDLRASGHGSNRVYRQIVNDERDLAVATLIDCSRSTESAVGERAVIDVAREALSALGHGLAAVGDSHAIYSFSSLKRHRVYVNRLKGFEEPMNPTVERRIAALKPGFYTRLGAAIRAVAKPLKAQGASRRLLLVITDGKPNDLDHYEGRYGVEDSRMAVTEARRLGHAVFGITIDKRAETYIPRIFGQNGYAIVSRPERLTSALPLIYRHLVT
- a CDS encoding CbbQ/NirQ/NorQ/GpvN family protein, with amino-acid sequence MTMAALEVKEGGASPLPFYAPTADECAVFETAYRNRLPLLLKGPTGCGKTRFVAHMAARLGLPLHTVACHDDLTAADLTGRYLLKGGETVWLDGPLTRAVRDGGVCYLDEVVEARKDVTVVLHPLTDDRRILPLERTGELLKAPDSFMLVVSYNPGYQNILKTLKPSTRQRFLAIDFDFPPPEREVEIVVAETGLDPERAKLLVRLAGKLRGLKGQDIEEGVSTRLVVYCATLLQDGMKIERAIHAAMIEPLSDDPETKRGLKDLMTAVIG
- a CDS encoding cbb3-type cytochrome c oxidase subunit I, with the translated sequence VLKGRKTAVSNVLLLGLWGVALFFLFALYNPDNLTVDKIYWWYVVHIWVEGVWELVMAAVLAFLMLKLTGVDREVVEKWLYVIVALALFTGLLGTGHHYYWIGTPAYWQWIGSVFSTLEVLPFFAMVVFVFVMVWKGSRDHPNKAALLWALGCATLAFFGAGVWGFMHTLAPVNYYTHGTQVTAAHGHLAFFGAYVSLNLAIMTYAFPYLRGREPYNQVINMASFWLMSGGMAFMTFTLTFAGTIQTHLQRVNGEDFMSVQDQLALFYWMRLGSGVAVVVGALLFIYALAVPRREIVAPGETAGAVPAE